The Phacochoerus africanus isolate WHEZ1 chromosome 3, ROS_Pafr_v1, whole genome shotgun sequence genome window below encodes:
- the SNED1 gene encoding sushi, nidogen and EGF-like domain-containing protein 1 isoform X1, with protein MPRGATWALLLVAALGLGARGVRGAVALEDFYPFGTERGDAVTPKQDDGGSGLRPLSVLFPFFGAEHSGLYVNNNGVISFLKEVSQFTPAAFPIARDRCVVAAFWADVDNRRAGDVYYREATDAATLRRATGDIRRYFPELPGFSATWVFIATWHRVTFYGGSSSSPVNTFQTVLITDGRLSFTIFNYETITWTTGTHASSGGNATGLGGIAAQAGFNAGDGRRYFSIPGSRTADVAEVETTTNVGVPGRWAFRIDDAQVRVGGCSHTTSVCLALRPCLNGGKCIDDCVTGSPSYTCSCLSGFTGRRCHLDVNECASHPCRNGGTCTSGVDGFSCQCPAGFGGHTCETAQLPCDAKECENGGWCQAEGGTAVCVCPAGYTGAACETDVDECRSGPCLNGGSCVDLLGNFSCLCAEPFQGPRCETGNPPVSDACLSAPCQNGGTCVDADEGYVCECPEGFMGLHCRERTPQDCECRNGGRCLGTNTTLCQCPPGFFGLLCEFEVTATPCNVNTQCPDGGYCMEYGGSYLCVCHTDHNVSHALPSPCDSDPCFNGGSCDAHDDSYTCECPRGFHGRHCEKARPRLCSSGPCKNGGTCKEAGGEYHCTCPYRFTGRHCEIGKPDSCASGPCHNGGTCFHYIGKYKCDCPPGFSGRHCEIAPSPCFRSPCMNGGTCEDLGTDFSCHCQAGYTGRRCQAEVDCGAPEEVKHATLRFNGTRVGSVAVYSCDRGYSLSASNRVRVCQPQGVWSEPPQCHEIDECRSQPCLHGGSCQDRVAGYLCVCRPGHEGAHCELETDACRVQPCRNGGSCRGLRGAFVCQCPPGFTGVRCETEVDACHPSPCQHGGRCENDGGAYLCVCPEGFFGYHCETVSDPCFSSPCGGRGYCLASNGSHSCTCKVGFTGKDCAKELFPPTALKVERVEESGLSISWRPPDGQAARQMLDGYAVTYASSDGSYRRTDVVDRSRSSHQLRALAAGKAYNISVFSVKRNANNKNDISRPAVLLARTRPRPVEGLEVTNVTASAISVQWALHRIRHATVSSVRVSIRHPEAQEEQSTDVDRSADKFTFGALLPGRRYAIWATALTGLGVQERPTESLASAPLHVWTRPLPPANLTAARVTATSAHVVWDAPAPGASLEAYVINVTSSQSTKSRSVPNGRLVSYTVRDLLPGRRYQLSVTAVQSTEGGPLHSEPAHLYIITSPRDGADRRWHREGLPPRVLRNRPPPARLPELRLLNDHGALDTPTQAPRFSELVDGRGRVSAKWGGSPGKRVTVRSQPTALVQLESAEEAPTQASLAFQLPDRSGDKDTDGAPGNCSENPCQNGGTCVPGVDAHSCDCSPGFKGRRCELACRKVPQPCTRLFSETKAFPVWEGGICHHVYKRVYKVHPDTCFRESCESTRTRRTPDRKRSNSPTLEKS; from the exons ATGCCGCGCGGCGCCACCTGGGCGCTGCTCTTGGTCGCGGCCCTGGGGCTCGGGGCGCGCGGGGTGCGCGGCGCGGTGGCCCTCGAGGACTTCTACCCTTTCGGCACGGAGCGCGGCGATGCCGTCACCCCCAAGCAGGACGACGGCGGCTCCGGACTGCGGCCGCTCTCCGTGCTCTTCCCGTTCTTCGGCGCGGAGCACTCCGGACTCTAC GTGAACAACAACGGGGTCATCTCCTTCCTGAAGGAGGTCTCGCAGTTCACTCCCGCGGCCTTTCCCATCGCCAGGGACCGCTGCGTGGTGGCGGCCTTCTGGGCGGACGTGGACAACCGGCGGGCAGGGGACGTGTACTACCGGGAGGCCACTGACGCGGCCACACTGCGCAGAGCCACGGGCGACATCAGGCGCTACTTCCCTGAGCTCCCAGGCTTCTCGGCCACCTGGGTCTTCATAGCCACCTGGCACCGCGTCACCTTCTACGGAGGCAGCTCCTCCTCCCCC GTCAACACGTTCCAGACCGTGCTCATCACCGACGGCCGGCTCTCCTTCACCATCTTCAACTACGAGACCATCACGTGGACCACGGGCACGCACGCCAGCAGCGGGGGCAACGCCACAGGCCTGGGGGGCATCGCGGCTCAG gCCGGCTTCAACGCGGGTGATGGGCGGCGCTACTTCAGCATCCCCGGCTCGCGCACAGCGGACGTGGCCGAGGTGGAGACCACCACCAACGTGGGCGTGCCCGGGCGCTGGGCGTTCAGAATCGATGATGCCCAGGTGCGCGTGGGGGGCTGCAGCCATACAA CCTCTGTGTGCCTGGCCCTGCGCCCCTGCCTCAACGGCGGCAAATGCATCGACGACTGCGTGACGGGCAGCCCCTCCTACACCTGCTCCTGCCTCTCGGGCTTCACGGGGAGGAGGTGCCACCTGG ATGTGAATGAGTGTGCCTCCCACCCGTGTCGGAACGGCGGGACCTGCACGAGTGGCGTGGACGGCTTCAGCTGCCAGTGCCCGGCTGGCTTCGGGGGACACACCTGCGAGACAG CCCAACTTCCATGTGACGCCAAAGAGTGTGAGAACGGCGGCTGGTGCCAGGCTGAGGGCGGCACCGCCGTGTGCGTGTGCCCGGCCGGCTACACGGGCGCAGCCTGCGAGACAG ACGTGGACGAGTGCCGCTCCGGGCCCTGCCTGAACGGAGGGTCGTGCGTGGACCTGCTGGGGAATTTCAGCTGCCTGTGTGCAGAGCCCTTCCAGGGACCTCGCTGCGAGACAG GAAACCCCCCAGTGTCTGACGCCTGCCTTTCGGCCCCTTGCCAGAACGGGGGCACCTGCGTGGATGCAGATGAGGGCTACGTGTGCGAGTGCCCGGAAGGCTTCATGGGCCTCCACTGCAGGGAGA GAACCCCCCAAGACTGTGAGTGCCGCAACGGAGGCCGGTGCCTGGGGACCAACACCACCCTGTGCCAGTGTCCCCCAGGCTTCTTCGGGCTCCTCTGCGAATTTG AAGTCACGGCCACGCCCTGCAACGTGAACACACAGTGCCCCGACGGGGGCTACTGCATGGAGTACGGGGGGAGCTACCTCTGCGTCTGCCACACCGACCACAACGTCAGCCACG CACTGCCGTCCCCCTGCGACTCGGACCCCTGCTTCAACGGAGGCTCCTGTGACGCCCACGACGACTCCTACACGTGCGAGTGCCCGCGGGGCTTCCACGGCAGGCACTGCGAGAAAG CCCGGCCGCGCCTGTGCAGCTCAGGGCCCTGTAAGAACGGCGGCACGTGCAAGGAGGCGGGCGGCGAGTACCACTGCACCTGCCCCTACCGCTTCACCGGGAGGCACTGCGAGATCG GGAAGCCAGACTCATGCGCCTCTGGCCCCTGTCACAACGGTGGCACCTGCTTCCACTACATCGGCAAATACAAGTGTGACTGTCCCCCAGGCTTCTCCGGGCGGCACTGCGAGATAG ccccctccccctgcttccGGAGCCCGTGTATGAATGGGGGTACCTGCGAGGACCTGGGCACAGATTTCTCCTGCCACTGCCAAGCAGGGTACACGGGACGCCGGTGCCAGGCAG AGGTGGACTGCGGGGCCCCCGAGGAGGTGAAACACGCCACCCTGCGCTTCAACGGCACCCGGGTGGGCTCGGTGGCCGTGTACTCGTGTGACCGCGGCTACAGCCTCAGTGCCTCCAACCGCGTCCGGGTCTGCCAGCCACAGGGCGTCTGGAGCGAGCCTCCCCAGTGCCACG AAATCGACGAGTGCCGATCCCAGCCGTGCCTGCATGGGGGCTCCTGCCAGGACCGCGTCGCTGGGTACCTGTGCGTCTGCCGCCCAGGCCACGAGGGCGCCCACTGTGAGCTGG AGACAGACGCATGCCGGGTGCAGCCCTGCAGAAACGGAGGCTCCTGCAGGGGTCTCCGAGGGGCCTTCGTCTGCCAGTGCCCCCCAGGCTTCACAGGAGTCCGCTGCGAGACAG AGGTGGATGCCTgtcaccccagcccctgccagcaCGGCGGCCGCTGCGAGAACGACGGGGGCGCCTACCTGTGTGTCTGTCCGGAGGGCTTCTTCGGCTACCACTGTGAGACAG tgAGTGACCCCTGCTTCTCCAGCCCCTGTGGGGGCCGCGGCTACTGCCTGGCCAGCAATGGGTCCCACAGCTGCACTTGTAAAGTGGGCTTCACGGGCAAGGACTGTGCCAAAG AGCTCTTCCCACCAACGGCCCTCAAGGTGGAGCGAGTGGAGGAGAGCGGGCTGTCCATCTCCTGGCGCCCCCCCGACGGCCAGGCTGCCAGGCAGATGCTCGACGGCTACGCGGTCACCTATGCCTCTTCCGACGGCTCCTACCGCCGCACGGACGTCGTGGACCGGAGCCGCTCCTCGCACCAGCTCCGGGCCCTGGCGGCTGGCAAGGCCTACAACATCTCCGTCTTCTCGGTCAAGCGCAACGCCAACAACAAGAACGATATCAGCCGGCCCGCGGTGCTGCTAGCCCGCACGC GACCCCGCCCTGTCGAGGGCCTTGAGGTCACCAACGTGACGGCCAGTGCCATCTCGGTGCAGTGGGCCCTGCACAGGATCCGCCACGCCACTGTCAGCAGCGTCCGCGTGTCCATCCGCCACCCCGAGGCCCAGGAGGAGCAGTCCACAGACGTGGACAGGAGCGCGGACAAGTTCACATTCGG GGCCCTGCTGCCAGGAAGGAGGTATGCCATCTGGGCGACGGCCCTCACGGGGCTGGGGGTGCAGGAGCGTCCCACCGAGAGCCTGGCCTCGGCCCCGCTGCACGTGTGGACCC GGCCTCTGCCGCCAGCCAACCTGACCGCCGCCCGAGTCACGGCCACCTCTGCCCATGTGGTCTGGGACGCCCCCGCTCCGGGCGCCTCGCTGGAGGCGTATGTCATCAATGTGACCTCCAGCCAGAGCACCAAGAGCCGCTCCGTCCCCAACGGGAGGCTGGTGTCCTACACGGTGCGGGACCTGCTGCCCGGACGGCGGTACCAGCTCTCAGTGACAGCCGTGCAGAGCACCGAGGGCGGCCCGCTGCACAGCGAGCCCGCGCACCTGTACATCATCACCT CCCCAAGGGACGGTGCCGACAGACGCTGGCACCGGGAAGGACTGCCCCCGCGGGTGCTCAGAAACCGGCCACCCCCCGCACGCCTGCCGGAGCTGCGCCTGCTCAACGACCACGGTGCCCTCGACACACCGACCCAGGCCCCCAG GTTCTCGGAGCTTGTGGACGGCAGAGGACGAGTGAGCGCCAAGTGGGGCGGCTCACCTGGCAAACGGGTCACTGTGAGATCAC AACCCACCGCGCTGGTGCAGCTTGAGAGCGCAGAGGAGGCCCCCACGCAGGCCAGCCTGGCCTTCCAGCTCCCAGACCGCAGCGGTGACAAGGACACGGATG
- the SNED1 gene encoding sushi, nidogen and EGF-like domain-containing protein 1 isoform X2 yields MPSPPSRTTAAPDCGRSPCSSRSSARSTPDSTDRCVVAAFWADVDNRRAGDVYYREATDAATLRRATGDIRRYFPELPGFSATWVFIATWHRVTFYGGSSSSPVNTFQTVLITDGRLSFTIFNYETITWTTGTHASSGGNATGLGGIAAQAGFNAGDGRRYFSIPGSRTADVAEVETTTNVGVPGRWAFRIDDAQVRVGGCSHTTSVCLALRPCLNGGKCIDDCVTGSPSYTCSCLSGFTGRRCHLDVNECASHPCRNGGTCTSGVDGFSCQCPAGFGGHTCETAQLPCDAKECENGGWCQAEGGTAVCVCPAGYTGAACETDVDECRSGPCLNGGSCVDLLGNFSCLCAEPFQGPRCETGNPPVSDACLSAPCQNGGTCVDADEGYVCECPEGFMGLHCRERTPQDCECRNGGRCLGTNTTLCQCPPGFFGLLCEFEVTATPCNVNTQCPDGGYCMEYGGSYLCVCHTDHNVSHALPSPCDSDPCFNGGSCDAHDDSYTCECPRGFHGRHCEKARPRLCSSGPCKNGGTCKEAGGEYHCTCPYRFTGRHCEIGKPDSCASGPCHNGGTCFHYIGKYKCDCPPGFSGRHCEIAPSPCFRSPCMNGGTCEDLGTDFSCHCQAGYTGRRCQAEVDCGAPEEVKHATLRFNGTRVGSVAVYSCDRGYSLSASNRVRVCQPQGVWSEPPQCHEIDECRSQPCLHGGSCQDRVAGYLCVCRPGHEGAHCELETDACRVQPCRNGGSCRGLRGAFVCQCPPGFTGVRCETEVDACHPSPCQHGGRCENDGGAYLCVCPEGFFGYHCETVSDPCFSSPCGGRGYCLASNGSHSCTCKVGFTGKDCAKELFPPTALKVERVEESGLSISWRPPDGQAARQMLDGYAVTYASSDGSYRRTDVVDRSRSSHQLRALAAGKAYNISVFSVKRNANNKNDISRPAVLLARTRPRPVEGLEVTNVTASAISVQWALHRIRHATVSSVRVSIRHPEAQEEQSTDVDRSADKFTFGALLPGRRYAIWATALTGLGVQERPTESLASAPLHVWTRPLPPANLTAARVTATSAHVVWDAPAPGASLEAYVINVTSSQSTKSRSVPNGRLVSYTVRDLLPGRRYQLSVTAVQSTEGGPLHSEPAHLYIITSPRDGADRRWHREGLPPRVLRNRPPPARLPELRLLNDHGALDTPTQAPRFSELVDGRGRVSAKWGGSPGKRVTVRSQPTALVQLESAEEAPTQASLAFQLPDRSGDKDTDGAPGNCSENPCQNGGTCVPGVDAHSCDCSPGFKGRRCELACRKVPQPCTRLFSETKAFPVWEGGICHHVYKRVYKVHPDTCFRESCESTRTRRTPDRKRSNSPTLEKS; encoded by the exons ATGCCGTCACCCCCAAGCAGGACGACGGCGGCTCCGGACTGCGGCCGCTCTCCGTGCTCTTCCCGTTCTTCGGCGCGGAGCACTCCGGACTCTAC GGACCGCTGCGTGGTGGCGGCCTTCTGGGCGGACGTGGACAACCGGCGGGCAGGGGACGTGTACTACCGGGAGGCCACTGACGCGGCCACACTGCGCAGAGCCACGGGCGACATCAGGCGCTACTTCCCTGAGCTCCCAGGCTTCTCGGCCACCTGGGTCTTCATAGCCACCTGGCACCGCGTCACCTTCTACGGAGGCAGCTCCTCCTCCCCC GTCAACACGTTCCAGACCGTGCTCATCACCGACGGCCGGCTCTCCTTCACCATCTTCAACTACGAGACCATCACGTGGACCACGGGCACGCACGCCAGCAGCGGGGGCAACGCCACAGGCCTGGGGGGCATCGCGGCTCAG gCCGGCTTCAACGCGGGTGATGGGCGGCGCTACTTCAGCATCCCCGGCTCGCGCACAGCGGACGTGGCCGAGGTGGAGACCACCACCAACGTGGGCGTGCCCGGGCGCTGGGCGTTCAGAATCGATGATGCCCAGGTGCGCGTGGGGGGCTGCAGCCATACAA CCTCTGTGTGCCTGGCCCTGCGCCCCTGCCTCAACGGCGGCAAATGCATCGACGACTGCGTGACGGGCAGCCCCTCCTACACCTGCTCCTGCCTCTCGGGCTTCACGGGGAGGAGGTGCCACCTGG ATGTGAATGAGTGTGCCTCCCACCCGTGTCGGAACGGCGGGACCTGCACGAGTGGCGTGGACGGCTTCAGCTGCCAGTGCCCGGCTGGCTTCGGGGGACACACCTGCGAGACAG CCCAACTTCCATGTGACGCCAAAGAGTGTGAGAACGGCGGCTGGTGCCAGGCTGAGGGCGGCACCGCCGTGTGCGTGTGCCCGGCCGGCTACACGGGCGCAGCCTGCGAGACAG ACGTGGACGAGTGCCGCTCCGGGCCCTGCCTGAACGGAGGGTCGTGCGTGGACCTGCTGGGGAATTTCAGCTGCCTGTGTGCAGAGCCCTTCCAGGGACCTCGCTGCGAGACAG GAAACCCCCCAGTGTCTGACGCCTGCCTTTCGGCCCCTTGCCAGAACGGGGGCACCTGCGTGGATGCAGATGAGGGCTACGTGTGCGAGTGCCCGGAAGGCTTCATGGGCCTCCACTGCAGGGAGA GAACCCCCCAAGACTGTGAGTGCCGCAACGGAGGCCGGTGCCTGGGGACCAACACCACCCTGTGCCAGTGTCCCCCAGGCTTCTTCGGGCTCCTCTGCGAATTTG AAGTCACGGCCACGCCCTGCAACGTGAACACACAGTGCCCCGACGGGGGCTACTGCATGGAGTACGGGGGGAGCTACCTCTGCGTCTGCCACACCGACCACAACGTCAGCCACG CACTGCCGTCCCCCTGCGACTCGGACCCCTGCTTCAACGGAGGCTCCTGTGACGCCCACGACGACTCCTACACGTGCGAGTGCCCGCGGGGCTTCCACGGCAGGCACTGCGAGAAAG CCCGGCCGCGCCTGTGCAGCTCAGGGCCCTGTAAGAACGGCGGCACGTGCAAGGAGGCGGGCGGCGAGTACCACTGCACCTGCCCCTACCGCTTCACCGGGAGGCACTGCGAGATCG GGAAGCCAGACTCATGCGCCTCTGGCCCCTGTCACAACGGTGGCACCTGCTTCCACTACATCGGCAAATACAAGTGTGACTGTCCCCCAGGCTTCTCCGGGCGGCACTGCGAGATAG ccccctccccctgcttccGGAGCCCGTGTATGAATGGGGGTACCTGCGAGGACCTGGGCACAGATTTCTCCTGCCACTGCCAAGCAGGGTACACGGGACGCCGGTGCCAGGCAG AGGTGGACTGCGGGGCCCCCGAGGAGGTGAAACACGCCACCCTGCGCTTCAACGGCACCCGGGTGGGCTCGGTGGCCGTGTACTCGTGTGACCGCGGCTACAGCCTCAGTGCCTCCAACCGCGTCCGGGTCTGCCAGCCACAGGGCGTCTGGAGCGAGCCTCCCCAGTGCCACG AAATCGACGAGTGCCGATCCCAGCCGTGCCTGCATGGGGGCTCCTGCCAGGACCGCGTCGCTGGGTACCTGTGCGTCTGCCGCCCAGGCCACGAGGGCGCCCACTGTGAGCTGG AGACAGACGCATGCCGGGTGCAGCCCTGCAGAAACGGAGGCTCCTGCAGGGGTCTCCGAGGGGCCTTCGTCTGCCAGTGCCCCCCAGGCTTCACAGGAGTCCGCTGCGAGACAG AGGTGGATGCCTgtcaccccagcccctgccagcaCGGCGGCCGCTGCGAGAACGACGGGGGCGCCTACCTGTGTGTCTGTCCGGAGGGCTTCTTCGGCTACCACTGTGAGACAG tgAGTGACCCCTGCTTCTCCAGCCCCTGTGGGGGCCGCGGCTACTGCCTGGCCAGCAATGGGTCCCACAGCTGCACTTGTAAAGTGGGCTTCACGGGCAAGGACTGTGCCAAAG AGCTCTTCCCACCAACGGCCCTCAAGGTGGAGCGAGTGGAGGAGAGCGGGCTGTCCATCTCCTGGCGCCCCCCCGACGGCCAGGCTGCCAGGCAGATGCTCGACGGCTACGCGGTCACCTATGCCTCTTCCGACGGCTCCTACCGCCGCACGGACGTCGTGGACCGGAGCCGCTCCTCGCACCAGCTCCGGGCCCTGGCGGCTGGCAAGGCCTACAACATCTCCGTCTTCTCGGTCAAGCGCAACGCCAACAACAAGAACGATATCAGCCGGCCCGCGGTGCTGCTAGCCCGCACGC GACCCCGCCCTGTCGAGGGCCTTGAGGTCACCAACGTGACGGCCAGTGCCATCTCGGTGCAGTGGGCCCTGCACAGGATCCGCCACGCCACTGTCAGCAGCGTCCGCGTGTCCATCCGCCACCCCGAGGCCCAGGAGGAGCAGTCCACAGACGTGGACAGGAGCGCGGACAAGTTCACATTCGG GGCCCTGCTGCCAGGAAGGAGGTATGCCATCTGGGCGACGGCCCTCACGGGGCTGGGGGTGCAGGAGCGTCCCACCGAGAGCCTGGCCTCGGCCCCGCTGCACGTGTGGACCC GGCCTCTGCCGCCAGCCAACCTGACCGCCGCCCGAGTCACGGCCACCTCTGCCCATGTGGTCTGGGACGCCCCCGCTCCGGGCGCCTCGCTGGAGGCGTATGTCATCAATGTGACCTCCAGCCAGAGCACCAAGAGCCGCTCCGTCCCCAACGGGAGGCTGGTGTCCTACACGGTGCGGGACCTGCTGCCCGGACGGCGGTACCAGCTCTCAGTGACAGCCGTGCAGAGCACCGAGGGCGGCCCGCTGCACAGCGAGCCCGCGCACCTGTACATCATCACCT CCCCAAGGGACGGTGCCGACAGACGCTGGCACCGGGAAGGACTGCCCCCGCGGGTGCTCAGAAACCGGCCACCCCCCGCACGCCTGCCGGAGCTGCGCCTGCTCAACGACCACGGTGCCCTCGACACACCGACCCAGGCCCCCAG GTTCTCGGAGCTTGTGGACGGCAGAGGACGAGTGAGCGCCAAGTGGGGCGGCTCACCTGGCAAACGGGTCACTGTGAGATCAC AACCCACCGCGCTGGTGCAGCTTGAGAGCGCAGAGGAGGCCCCCACGCAGGCCAGCCTGGCCTTCCAGCTCCCAGACCGCAGCGGTGACAAGGACACGGATG